A single window of Paenibacillus sp. FSL H8-0537 DNA harbors:
- the sepF gene encoding cell division protein SepF — MGVMNKFMNFLGLQEEEEIIERERSAQPEEPDHEIETSPFEARKNTKGNNIVSIHSQKNVRVILSEPRSYDEAQDIADHLRSRRAVIVNLQRVRTDLALRIVDFLSGTVYALGGNISKLGPNIFLCTPDSVEIQGSITEMMAEDNEYSQMR; from the coding sequence ATGGGCGTTATGAATAAGTTTATGAATTTTCTTGGTTTGCAGGAGGAAGAAGAGATCATTGAACGGGAAAGAAGCGCGCAGCCGGAGGAGCCAGACCATGAAATTGAAACCTCTCCGTTCGAAGCACGTAAAAATACAAAGGGCAACAACATTGTAAGCATACATTCGCAGAAAAATGTACGAGTCATCTTGAGCGAGCCGCGCTCCTACGATGAGGCGCAGGATATTGCCGATCATCTGCGTTCGCGACGTGCCGTCATTGTGAACCTGCAGCGTGTGCGTACAGACTTGGCGCTTCGCATTGTTGATTTCCTCAGCGGTACAGTGTACGCTTTGGGTGGCAATATTTCGAAGCTCGGCCCGAACATTTTCCTATGTACGCCGGATTCGGTTGAAATTCAAGGGTCGATTACGGAAATGATGGCAGAGGACAATGAATACTCCCAAATGAGGTGA